The Mytilus trossulus isolate FHL-02 chromosome 3, PNRI_Mtr1.1.1.hap1, whole genome shotgun sequence genome contains a region encoding:
- the LOC134710812 gene encoding monocarboxylate transporter 12-like: MNKWLLVMNSKYNIEKNKDLDQGWAWVIMVAACIAGIITGILLYGAGVIHVALLQRFEEDNAYTALIGSIYTSLLSVTGPFASMLINFFNCRITMIVGGMALFIGFVSSFFVCHNLNYILITYGIIAGMGLGFVATPPFVVIGYFFHKKRGLALAVVASGAGIGMFVAGPLIQALLNQYGLSGAFLVLGALASNHIVIGILIRPSALENKHKKYLNRKRNMDMLTSHSYNNLTYTFKNILHLDILSNKAFMFCSFQYLLWNIPFSILLLHFANNAVLQGSTKENAALLITYIGISSVFGRILTGLSIGHNGLDPVMLNFGFTGIIGLLTLLFPLYSGTFQGQTIFALVFGLYAGGLSTMINPLCMELIGVSNVSSGVGTMLFICGVGCIKGPPVAGFILDHGGTYENSFVLCG; this comes from the exons atgAATaaat gGTTACTTGTAATGAAttcaaaatacaacatagaGAAGAACAAAGATTTAGATCAAGGATGGGCATGGGTGATTATGGTAGCAGCATGTATTGCTGGTATCATAACAGGAATACTTCTCTACGGGGCTGGTGTTATCCATGTTGCTTTACTACAGAGGTTTGAGGAGGATAATGCATACACAGCACTAATTGGTTCTATATATACCAGTCTGTTGTCTGTCACAG gtcCGTTTGCCAGCATGCTGATAAACTTTTTCAATTGTCGAATAACAATGATAGTTGGAGGCATGGCATTGTTTATTGGATTTGTCTCCAGCTTTTTTGTCTGTCACAATTTGAACTACATTCTTATTACATATGGAATTATAGCag GAATGGGTTTAGGCTTCGTTGCAACTCCTCCGTTTGTCGTAATAGGATATTTCTTCCATAAGAAGCGAGGACTAGCATTGGCTGTCGTAGCTAGCGGTGCTGGAATAGGCATGTTTGTCGCTGGACCACTAATACAAGCATTACTAAATCAGTACGGGCTGTCAGGTGCTTTTCTTGTGCTCGGTGCATTGGCCAGCAATCATATAGTAATAGGAATACTGATACGTCCGTCCGCTCttgaaaacaaacacaaaaaatatctaaataggAAACGGAACATGGATATGTTGACTTCACACAGctataacaatttaacatacACCTTCAAAAATATCCTTCATCTTGATATCTTATCGAATAAAGCGTTTATGTTTTGCAGTTTTCAATATTTACTTTGGAATATTCCATTCTCTATATTGCTTTTACACTTTGCAAATAATGCAGTTTTGCAAGGCTCCACTAAAGAAAATGCTGCCTTACTAATAACATACATTGGAATAAGTTCGGTGTTTGGGAGAATCTTAACGGGGCTTTCGATTGGTCATAATGGTTTAGATCCTGTGATGCTTAATTTTGGATTTACTGGAATTATAGGATTGTTAACGCTTCTTTTCCCTCTATATTCCGGTACATTTCAAGGTCAGACAATTTTCGCCCTTGTATTTGGTCTGTATGCTGGTGGTTTGTCAACAATGATAAACCCACTTTGCATGGAATTGATTGGTGTGTCAAACGTGTCTAGTGGTGTTGGAACAATGCTTTTCATTTGTGGAGTTGGATGTATTAAAGGGCCTCCAGTAGCTG GATTCATCCTTGATCATGGTGGGACATACGAGAATAGTTTTGTTCTGTGTGGTTAG